The Streptomyces sp. NBC_01463 DNA window CGCGCCCGATGCGCGGTCGACGTCGATCACACTTTAGCAGCGCGGGGGCTTTCGCTCCGGGCTGTTATCCGCCGGGACCGCGCCAGATGTTGTCGAACGCCTTCTGCTCGATGTCGCGCTTCTGCCGCTCGCCCTCCAGTTCCAGCAGGGCGTCGCTCACGGTGGCCAGGATGAGGGCCACCGAGTCGTCGGTCACCTCGGGAGTGTCATGGGGCCGCTCGTCGGGGACGCCCACGGCTTCCGCGAGCGTCATGAGGACCGGCTCGGCGGAGGACCACAGCTCCGCGGCCCGATGGCGGGCGGACGACTCCGCGAGTACCAGTTCACCGGACTGGAAGGGGCGCCCGCGCCGACGCTGCCGGGTCAGCAGCCCCGCTGCCTCGAAGGCGGCGGCGTAGGTCCCGGACAGCCCTTCTCCCCGGCGCCACAGCCAGTCACCGACCGACTCGTACGGCTCGTCCCGGCGCAGCGCCGCGGAGGCCTGTTGCAACAGCTCGTCCGCGGGCTCGTGCGCCGTGGCGTCCGAGGATGCGGGACCCGCGCCGGGCACGATGCGGTCCTCGCGCAGCTCGACCGCGCCGTCCACGGCCAGGTCGATCAGTTCGGCCCCCGCCAGGGCGAGCGACAGCTCACCCGATCTGACGGGGTGGTCTCCGGCCATGTCCATGGTGATCACGAGAAGGTTCCGCGCTGTGGTCATGAAGGCTGCACGTCCCAAGGTCGGCATCGGCACCAGGCCGTCCGGCCGCCGGGGCGCGGATGAGCCTGAACAGAACACGCATGTATCAGCGTACGGCGCGTGGCCGGGAGCCGGTCGACCGTCGTGTGCGGGGTGCGCC harbors:
- a CDS encoding GPP34 family phosphoprotein; translation: MTTARNLLVITMDMAGDHPVRSGELSLALAGAELIDLAVDGAVELREDRIVPGAGPASSDATAHEPADELLQQASAALRRDEPYESVGDWLWRRGEGLSGTYAAAFEAAGLLTRQRRRGRPFQSGELVLAESSARHRAAELWSSAEPVLMTLAEAVGVPDERPHDTPEVTDDSVALILATVSDALLELEGERQKRDIEQKAFDNIWRGPGG